The nucleotide window CTAGAGGGAGGTCTGCTACTTGCGAGGGAGTGGATTCCCGGGAGAAGGCCCAGGATTGATGGAGCGGGTTTTGGTTACTATTGTTGTTTGGGTAAGGGGACGATTGAGTGGGTGTTCGTTGGCCGTCTTGGAGATGGTTGTTGTCGCTGTCGGACTCCCAGGCGTCCAAGTCTGATAGTGATGTGCTCTCGGTTGTGGAGATGATGCTTGTGGTGTCAAAGTCAGGGTCGTCCAGGCCGGAACTGCCGTCAGGGGGAACGTAGTCACCGCTTGTATCGGTGTTTCCCCACCAGCCGCCGTTAAGAAACCAGCTGTAGAGCCTGGAGTCGATGTCGGCTTCGCTGGCGTCGGGTTGCTCACTGCCGAGGGGTTGTTGGAGGCGCCGACGGAACTCGGCTTCCACGTCTACACGCTCACTGCGCGGAACAGGGAAAGAGTTGGGATCTGATGCGTCTACCCAGATGGCTGTTGTGCCGCGATCACCTCTCCGCCCTGACCTCCTGCCAGTGGTGGTTGTCTCCGGCTTTGGTGGCTGAAGGGCCAATGCCCGGAGCCAACGTGGCGGATTCCGAATCCCAAAGTAAGAGAGTaacttgatgatgacgagcaTCGAAGTTGTGATGATCAGGCGGCTGATGTGCATAACATACTCGATCGCCAATAGCCACCTACCACTGCGTTCAGTAGCACCCACCCCGTCTCTCAGTCGCCTGGCGGAAACGCTATTCCGGGGTATCTTTTGCGCTGCCCGTTCCCTCGCGTAACCGCTCGTGGCGTTTGCTTGGTCTTCCTTGACAGGTACGAGACCGATAACACCGACGGAGTCGAAACGGGAACCTGATACTCCGCCTCCAAGCCATTGCATCCTCAACTCCTCGATCTCGCGGAACCGTTCGTCCTCCAACCAGGTATAGCGCTTCACATTCACCCGATGGTCTTCGTTCAGGTAGACCGCCTCACTAGCCATGGTGATGGCCCCAAAGCCAGCTCGAAGGAGAGCAGTATAGAAGTCCATATCCCACCGGATACGGATGTCGGAAAGAGATCCATTGGCTTGCATGTTTGCGTGGGCTCGAGCAAGGCGGTCTCGGAGAGTTGGGCGTTGTTGTCCAGCATCGAGAGCGCCTTCAGCAACAGCGAAGGCTGAGAGCGCCATCGTTAGAGCGTAAATTACAGAACAGATAAAGATGCCGCATATTATAAGAACGTGCGGTACAAATCCGATAATGCAGACTGTAGGGAATCTCAAGAGTGCTTGAGCTGAGCTATCTTCAATGGAAAAAGTCACGGCGCCCCAGACAATGCTGCCCATAAAGCAAAGTCCCCAGAAACCAGTGTTGATCAACCGGAATTTAGACTGCAGGTTGAAGACACCAAGTATTTGGCTAGTGAGATGGCTCATGGCAGATAGAAACGCAACCAGCAGAACTTCTGGAGACGTGTTGACTCTCCTTAAAATCATGCTGCGCGTCACGGCAACGGCAGATCCTGTTAGTGCCTGGGAAGAATTGCCCTTGCCTGTAAAGAGGCCCCAGCCCAGCTGGTTGCTGATGGCAGCATCAGCTTCGGCAAAGGCCAATGAGTGTTCAAAAAGCGTCATCCCCGTCTCCGCGGCTACTGGACGGCCTTGAACCGTCGCAGAGAGAACCTCGATAAACTGACTAACACAGAATGTCATGAACAGGGGCCAGAGCCGGGACAAGGATCCTACTAGTTCCGGCTGCTCGGTTGAATTGTTGTCCCATGGCACCATCCTTATGGCCTGGCAGGATTGTTTATCGGTTGCGCCGAAGAGCAGGGTCGAGCTCAAGCCGTGGAGAAAGTTATTTTTCTCGGAGAACATGAGGTCGGAGCTCTTGCTGGCGTTGCCCCAGCGCAGGTTGGCGAAGTCGGGAGACGTTTGACACTGTATCGATTCAAGGATTCGTTCGACCTGCCAAGCGAGGACCAAGATAACAGGTAACCGCAGCGCAAGCCGAAGAGTCCAGCGTAGTGCAAGTCGGCGGCGAGTAGCGGCGAATATGTGTGTTCGGTTGAAGACAACGGCCATGACGATGCATGCTAGAGCCCACTTGCTTGTTGCGTAGCTAAAGACGCTCCCTAAACCTCTTGCGCCCTCCATTGTAAATCGTGATGCGAAGGCGGCTGACTCTTGGCCCGTAGCAGTGGCCGCGGCCGAAGATGATGCGGATTCGAGTATGGCTCGAGcggcgtcggcggcggtggtgctgtCAGGAGTAGTCGTGACAAAGAAAGCGGCTGGATCGGTCGACTCGGCTATGACGCGCTGGCCAAAGCCGTCAATGGCATCGGGGTAGAATATATAGGAGCCGCCCAGCTTCCCCAGCTTCTTCACCATCCTGGGTCCCGCCCAGACCAAATCCTCGAGCGTAGGCGCCAGTTTCGTCACGTTGAACGCATAGCCCAGGTGCTGGGCGGTCCAGAGCGTGAAGTTGTGCCATGCGCTGGCATTGTTAAGCACCGGGATGGGTACTGATGTCGACGCCaaggctgccgccgccgttgcaGCACCCGGCAGGAAAACACTATCGTCCATAATGGGATCTTATGGAATGGAAGGTGAATGTATCACGCTGAGGTTCGGGCTCGCAAACTCCTCTTTTACTGCGTAATGAGCTGGGTGGCGATCGCCGGCTGCGTCGGCAACTGGCTAACCGCCTATCTTCACTTCTGTCTCTTCCTGGTTGCGCGAGTCCTTGTCTCTCATCTGGTGGTTTCGCTCAGGAAAACGTCCAGCATCTTCGCATGACAGAAAGGGGCGGCAAACCGAGACGGTTGTTACGCGTATGGACAGCTGTTGGGTTCCCAGGTTGTTtgatatagtaagtatagaaGCTGGATTTCAGGATGCTGAGACGGCCACAACATGGAGACTGAGTGGGAAACCAGAGACAAGAGGGGAGAGGACAGGACCGCTGTTGCCGCGGGACGAGACACACCCTGCGACAGCGGGCAAAGCGGAGAGAATGGACTACTTACCCGACACTGCATCGGAGCAATCAACAGCGAGCAACAGGCGGGCCTTGCGATAAGTTGCATGGAATGATAGCCGAGCGGGATGAGGTAACTGGTGGGGCCCCACGCCCCAGACAGGCTTGTTACATtcgtgtgtagtgtacagtgcctagactagaggtagtagccTCCTAGCGTCACGTAGCGCAGCTGAGCCCAGGTGGTGCCTCCTGAGCGCTTCCCGTCCTTGCGCTAGGCATAGAGTCCCTTGTTGAATTGCGGATCCCCAACTCACCACCAAAAAAAGCAACTCCACTAAGAACTTGCACTTGGACATCATTACACTTCAAGATTGCTCGGTGATAACCGACCACGACACCTACAGTACCTACTAGTCCTATTCTTGCGCACGAGCATTTTACGATCTTCACGATCATCACGCGCATAGATCCTTCGTACCGTTCCAATCGCTATTTTTAAAACGTCGATAGCCACCAACAATGGCTTCAGCTGGACAGGCCCCCATCGCTACGTATGTGTCATTGCACTCCGACACATACAAAGCACTGGCTGGTGTCGGGTGTTTCTTTCTAGTCGAGAGGTAATCCCGGAACACGATCAAGCTAACCGACCCATGTTTGCGGTTTGTGTAGAGTCTATGTACGCAATCTCGAGGAGCGCGTCAAGCCAGAGCCCCTCAAGGAGGCCCTGCGCACCATCTTCTCCGAATACGGCAATGTGATTGATATCGTCGCCAAGACCAACCTCAAGGCCAAGGGCCAGGCCTTTGTGGTCTTTGACAAACCCGAGTCGGCTCAGGCTGCCATCGATGAACTCCAGGGCTTCGAGCTGTTTGAGAAGCCCATGGTGGTGACCCTGGCGCGGACGAGGAGCGACGCTACGGTTATTCAGACTGGCAACGAGGAGGAGTTTGACCAGCACAAGCGCAGGCGCATTGCTGAGAAGGGTATGGTCCCTTCGCCTCCCCGACCCCCAATTAGCAGCGAGAGCATTCGATCTGACAATCATCCGCCACAGACAAGAAGAGAGCCCTCGAAGTCGCCGAACAACAAAACCGCCTCAAGCGTCCTCTCCAGGGTGCCGCCCCCGATGCGCGCCCTGCCAAGAACCAACGCGGTGCCGGCCTCAAGGCTACGGGCCAGGgccctgctgctgttgtacCCGACGAGTACCTACCTCCCAACCGTATTCTCTTCGTCCAGAACCTACCCGACGACTTCACCAAGGACGACCTCACTACCATCTTTTCCCGCTTCGATGGCTTCCGCGAAGTCCGTACTGTGCCTGGTCGCAGTGGTATCGCTTTCGTCGAATACGATGCCGAGGCTGGTGCAATTACCGCCAAGGAGAACACGGCCGGCATGGCCCTGAAGAACGGCGAAAAGATCATGAAGGTTACCTACCAGAGACAGTAGAGCATGTTTTGAAGGATGCGTGCCCGGGGAAAGTCAACAAAGGAAGCAGTAGTATTGTGCGATACAGATGTTATGCACTGCACAGTTTATCAGAGTGTGCTAGAAGTTTTTCGTTTCGTGAGGGCACCACTCGGGCAGTTCGCAAAGCGCCTTCTTCAGATACCCATTGCTACAACAAGATTAAAAACAAGACAAACTCCTCAATTGCGCCCATGCCCTTTGCCTCAACAATTCTCATGCAAACAAAACATTCTTGATCGTCATCGACAGTCCGTCCAGCCATCAGCGATTCGCAATACGTTAAACAGTTGACATCAAACTAGAAGATGacgtcttcgtcctcctcggcagCCAAGATATCGGCAGGGGTGTTTTCGGTTTGTTCACCTTCAGCATTCTCAGAGTCTGCAAGGGCTAGCCGCTGCTGCTCTGCCTTCTTTGCTTTCATCTGAGCGTCAGTTTCCGCATTGTCTCGTTGCTTCTTGGCAGCAACCTTCTTGAGTCTGTAGAACTCCTCTCTGTCAAGCTCGTCGAGTTCCGAGTTGATGTCTATAATAGCTGTCAGTAATCTACCCTAGTGCCGGAACCTTGGGGTTTACATCTACTTACACTTGATGGTGTTTTCGGTCCGAGGAATAATGACGTGCTCACTAGAAACTCCGTGTTAGTGTCCCCCATTCTATCTTGCAGGGAAGACAGGTTTGGTTCGCCTTACATCGCATTGACTCTCCGGTTGACGACCTTGATGACCTCATCAAGGATAACGAACGCCGTCTGCAGACTAGCCAGCTCTACCAAGGCCTCCACCGCTCTGGCGTACGTCTCACGACACCGCTGTACCTGCTGACCACCCTTACCCAGACCTGTCATGGCGAAGTCGTCGTTGCCCTCGGCCTGGTAGGCTTCGAAGGCGGGAAGTAGCACACCCGAGACGTTCTCCTGCTTGGCCCGGATGCGGAATCGCGCCGACTTGGCCGACTCTTGGATCTGGTATCCAATGTTGCCGCCGACGGCGTAGGTGACTTCGGCGAGGGAGAGCGAAGCGATCT belongs to Neurospora crassa OR74A linkage group IV, whole genome shotgun sequence and includes:
- a CDS encoding small nuclear ribonucleoprotein U; its protein translation is MASAGQAPIATVYVRNLEERVKPEPLKEALRTIFSEYGNVIDIVAKTNLKAKGQAFVVFDKPESAQAAIDELQGFELFEKPMVVTLARTRSDATVIQTGNEEEFDQHKRRRIAEKDKKRALEVAEQQNRLKRPLQGAAPDARPAKNQRGAGLKATGQGPAAVVPDEYLPPNRILFVQNLPDDFTKDDLTTIFSRFDGFREVRTVPGRSGIAFVEYDAEAGAITAKENTAGMALKNGEKIMKVTYQRQ
- the vma-8 gene encoding vacuolar ATPase subunit D; the encoded protein is MSGAADREAVFPTRQSLGIMKAKLKGAETGHSLLKRKSEALTKRFREITRRIDEAKRKMGRVMQIASLSLAEVTYAVGGNIGYQIQESAKSARFRIRAKQENVSGVLLPAFEAYQAEGNDDFAMTGLGKGGQQVQRCRETYARAVEALVELASLQTAFVILDEVIKVVNRRVNAIEHVIIPRTENTIKYINSELDELDREEFYRLKKVAAKKQRDNAETDAQMKAKKAEQQRLALADSENAEGEQTENTPADILAAEEDEDVIF